Sequence from the [Clostridium] scindens genome:
CCATAATAGTTCTGTAGTCTGCCGTGATATACGGCTCGCATTCCGCGCAGTTTGCAATAATATAATCAATCTTCTCTGGTTCTTTTGGTGACAGTTTTACTCTTGTCGGGAAACCTGCGCCACCCATACCAACAACTCCGGCATTTCCGATGATATTAAGTATCTCTTCCTTGCTCATCTCATCCAGAGGCTTAACGGCAGGATACTCAACTTCCTCATATTCACCGTCATTCTCGATTACGATACTGTTAACGGTTCCTCCTGTCGGATTTAAATGTGGTGCGATCGCTTTCACTGTACCTGAAACCGACGCATAGATAGGTGCGGACACGAATCCTCCGGCTTCTGCTATCATCTGGCCCTTTAAGACGCGGTCGCCAACAGCCACAACCGGGTTCGCCGGTGCACCGATGTGCTGGGAAACTGGATACACCAAATCCCCTTTGGGTTTTACTTCGACAATCGCCTTGTCTTTTGCCAGGCTTTTGCCGTCATCCGGGTGGATGCCACCCTTAAATGTTAACAATGCCATCCCTTTTTCCTTCCTTCCTTTTTACTCTTTATATACTATACATGAAAATGCCCAGTTTATCCAGTGGATATCGGGCAAATTTTTGTATATTTCCACGAACATCTTGTCGAATTTTTAACACATAAAAGATAGAGGCCACCGGGCCTCTATCTCCTATCTTCTATTATGTTCGACCTTTTGCCTATTCTGCTGAATCCTCTTCTGCAACTTCTTCCACGCTTTCTGTGCCCGGCTGTGCCTTCTCATCATTCGCCGGCTCTAACGCTTTCATGCTCAGGCTGATCTTCTTCTCTGACTCGTTCAGGTCTACGATCTTCGCTGTGATCACCTGGCCTACGGACAATACGTCTGATGGCTTATCTACATGAGCCTTGGAGATCTGAGAAACATGAAGCAGGGCGTCCACGCCTGGCGCTAACTCTACAAACGCGCCAAAGTCTGTCATCCTTGCTACCTTTCCTTCAATGACTTTGCCTACCGCGAAATCATCCGCAGCATTCGCCCATGGATTCGTCTCCGGGAACTTCAGGCTCAAAGCGATCTTCGTATCATTGATATCTTTGATCAGAACCTCTACCTTCTCGCCAACCTGGAATACCTTCTTTGGATTCTCAACACGTCCCCAGGACATCTCAGAGATATGAAGCAGTCCGTCAACTCCGCCAAGGTCGATAAATGCGCCGAAGTCTGTTACATTCTTAACAGTTCCTTCCATTCTGTCTCCAACCTGAAGCCTTGCAAACAACTCTTTCTGCTTCTCAGCGCGCTCAGCCACAAGAAGCTGTCTTCTATCGCCGATCACCCGGTTTCTTCTAGGATTGAATTCGCTGATGACAAACTCGATCTCCTGATCCTGGTATTTGCTCAGATCCTTCTCATAAGTATCCGACACAAGGCTCGCAGGGATGAATACTCTTGCTTCATCAATCACTACGCTTAATCCGCCGCCAAGAATCTGCGCAACAGGCGCTTTGAGCACCTCGTGATTCTCATACGCCTCTTTCAGCCTCTCATTGCCTTTTTCAGCCGCAAGTCTCTTATACGTCAACAGCACCTGACCTTCGCCATCGTTAACTTTCAGGACTTTGGCAGTCATCTCATCGCCTACGGAAACCATTGTGGTCAAATCTGCATTGGCCTCATTGGTGTATTCGCTTCTTGTGATGATGCCATCTGCCTTGTACCCTATATTTAAGATGATTTCATCGGGCTTTACATCGATGACCGTACCATCTACGACCTCTCCATTCCTTATTGTCTTAAAAGACTCTTCTAACATTTGTTCAAAAGTTAATTCTGACATTATTTTGAACCTCCTCAATTATATTGTTGGGCGTGGATGCCCCTGCTGTAATACCTACTGTTTCCACGGACCTTAATTGATTCATATCAAAATCGTCAAGTGTCTGTATATAGTACGTATTCAAACATGCCTTTCCGCAAATTTCAAATAACTTCTGAGTATTTGAACTACGCTTATCTCCGATGACAATCATAGCATCTACTCTCTCTGCAATCTGACGGGCTTCTTCCTGCCTTTCTTTGGTCGCATTGCAAATCGTATTTAAAACAATTATATCATACTCTTTTTTTGTGATTATTTCAACTAAATCTTTGAATTTATTGTAATTAAATGTCGTCTGGGAGACTACGCATATTCTCCGGGCTGTATCCGGGGGCCGAAAATGCTGCGCATCTTCTGCTGTCTGGATAACCGTCACGTCATCTCCTGCCCAGCCTTTGATGCCCTCCACCTCCGGATGCTCGCTATTGCCGATGATGACAATGTGCGATCCTTTCTGACTTTCTTCGGCCACGATATTATGGATTTTCTTTACGAAGGGGCAGGTAGCATCCACGCAGTCTAAGCCCTTCTCTTCCAGTTTATCGCATATGGCCTTGGGGACTCCGTGGGAGCGGATGATCACGACTCCTTCTTCGAGTTCTTCCAGTTCTTCTTCCGAACCGATGACTTCCACGCCCTGGCGCCTCAGATCCTTGATCACCTCTTCATTATGGATGATCGGTCCATAGGTGTAGATCTTCTCACCCTGATGGAGTTTTACCTGTTCATATACCGTCTCAACTGCCCGCCTTACGCCGAAGCAGAATCCTGCGGTCTTTGCCAACTCAATCTTCATCCTTCATCCTCTTCTCATCTATGCTTATCTGCACAGTTTCACGATGGCCGCAACCACTTCTTCTATCGTCATATGGGAACTGTCGACCAGCACCGCATCCTCTGCCTGCTTAAGCGGGGCGATTTCCCTGGTAGAATCTCTCTCATCCCGCTCTTTGATGTCCCGTGCGATCTCATTCAGATCGCAGGCAACGCCCTTTTCTGTCAATTCGTCGTAACGACGCTTTGCCCTTGTCTCCACGCTGGCTGTCAGGTATATCTTTACATCCGCATCCGGAAGAACGCAAGTACCGATATCCCTGCCGTCCATGATCACATCCTGCGTGCGGGCAAGGCCTTTCTGCAGTTCCAGCAGTTTCTGGCGGACCTGGGGGATCGCCGAGGTCAGGGACGCCATCTTGCCAACCGCTTCCTCCCTGAGCCTGTCCGTAATATTCCTGCCGTTCAGGTAGACTTGCTGGAGGCCCTCTTCATAACGGATCGTAACCTCTGCGTCTTTCAAGGCATTCACGATCTTATCCGTCTCTTCCGCCCGGATGCCCTTGTCGAGGAAATGAATCGCCATTCCCCGGTACATAGCCCCTGTATCAACATAGATATAGCCCTTCTCCTTTGCCACAAGTTTGGCGATGGTGCTCTTTCCTGCCCCTGCCGGACCATCAATCGCAACATTATAACCCATTGTATCTCTCCTCGCTTCTTTTACTTTATACTGCTTCCTGCCGCATATGCGGTAGACCACGCGATCTGCAGGTTGAACCCTCCGGTAAGCGCATCCAGATCCAGCACCTCGCCTGCAAAGTACAGGCCTTTTACCTGCTTTGACTCCATGGTCCCAGGGTCAACCTCCCTGGTGCGGATGCCGCCTTTCGTGATAATCGCCTCATTGTAGCCGCGAAGCCCGGTCACTGTCATCGGCAGATGCTTGATCAGATGTACGAAGGCACGCCGTTCTTCTTTGGAAATGACGTTTACCTTTTTCTCCGGGTCAATTCCGCTTAATTGTATCATAACAGGAATCAATTTGGACGGAAACAGCCTGCCTAACGCGTTCTTAAACTGTTTATTGGCGTTCTCTTCAAAGTCCCTGAGCACTCTGTGATCCAGCTGATCTTCATCTAGCGCCGGCTTTAGATCAATCTCCAGGCGCAAGTTTTGTTCCTTTAACTTCTTGCCGACATAACTGCTGGCGCTGATGATAATGGGACCGCTGACCCCATAATGGGTGAACAGCATTTCCCCAAATTCCTGGTAGACATCCTTTCCGCCCTGATATAAGGTGACCGTCACATTTCTGAGGGACAGGCCCTGGAGGCTGGATATCCACGGCTCATTAATCTCCATTGGCACGAGGGAAGGCATGCATTCCGTAATTCCGTGACCGTTTTCCTTCGCAAAACGATAGCCGTCTCCCGTTGAACCGGTGGACTGGTAGGACAGGCCTCCTGTAGCAACGATGCAGGCATCTCCCGACACCTTCCTGCCTCCGGACAGTTCGATATGGTCAAACCTTCCTTCCACGGACCGGACGGCTGTCACTTCGGCATGCAGTTCTGTCTTCACGCCAAGACGTCTCATCTCCTTCTCCATGGCCCTGATGACATCAGAAGAATGGTCTGACGCGGGGAACACCCTCTCGCCGCGCTCAATCTTAGTCCGAACGCCCAGTTCTTCAAAGAAATCGATGACATCCTGGTTGCTATATCCGTAAAAACTACTATACAGGAACTTGGAATTGCTGACAACCGATGAAAATAGAATATCCATATCGCATGCATTGGTAATATTGCATCTTCCCTTCCCCGTAATGAAGAGTTTCTTGCCCAGTTTCTCATTTTTCTCAAAGACCAGCACTTCATGGCCGCCTCTTGCAGCCGCAATGGAAGCAAACATGCCTGCCGCGCCTCCTCCTACAATCAAGACCTTACTCATCTTCTTCATCCTCCTGCTCGCCGGGGACGGATAATTCAACCTTATCATTCACCATATTAAGTTCATCCTTGCTGTACACCTGATATTCATCCCATATCTGCTCAAGGGTCTCAAGCGTAGAGATGACTTCCTTCTGCTTTTTCATGCACAGCGCGACTACCAAGGCATTCACCACGCTCAGTGGAGCAACCAGAGAGTCTACGATGGATGCCATATCGCTTCTGGCGATCAGATTGCAGGAGGAATATAAAGTGATGGGAGAATGCACGCTGTCCGTCAAGGTAATGACCTTGGCCTTGCGGTTGCTGGCAAATTCCAGCGCTTTCAGCGTCCGCATGGAATACCTCGGAAAACTGATTCCGATAATAACATCCTCCTCGCTGATTCGGATAATCTGCTCGAATATCTCGCTGGATCCATTGGTATTGACTACTGTCACGTTCCCGCAGACCAGATTCAGGTAAAAACACAGGAAATTAGCCAGCGGGGCGCAGCTTCTGATGCCGATCACATAGATCCTTCTGGCATTGAGAATGGTATCCACCGCAAGTTCAAACACTTCATGATCAATGGATGCCATGGTCATCTTGATCTTCTCAATATCCGACTGCAGGACGGATGTAAGGATCTCTCCCTGGCTGATCCTGCCATAGGTAACTTCCATGCGCTGGATGGAATTCAGCTTCGTGCGGACCAGTTCACCCAGAGCCTTCTGAAAGCCAGGATACCCATCATATCCGAGGGCAGTGGCAAAACGGACTACGGTAGATTCGCTGACGCCTACTTCCTCTCCCATCCTGGCCGCCGTCAAAAAAGCAGCCTTGTCGTAGTCTTCCCGAATAAAGTCTGCCAGTTTTTTCTGGCCCTTGCTGAACTTCGGATAGCCTTCATCTATTTTCTTCAACAACTCATTCTTGCTTCCCATATAGCATATTCCTCTTCTCAAATTAACATTGTTTCCATTATATATCCTAATTCCGGGATATTCAAGTAAATTCATGAGTTGTCCACCCTGCAATAATATAAGCCCGGGAGGTAGGGACTGTTATCAGTGACTATCTCCCGGGCCTGGCTTTACGCTTGTCTAAACTGGATAGCTGCCATTCTTCGTATCCGCTATGGTCTGATCCACTTTTGTCTGCTGTGCTTCCCTGTATTTAAAGAAGTCTGTCGCCACCTGCGGGAACAGCGCGTAGGTCAGCACGTCCTCATCCTGCTGGATCCACTGCTCGCACTCTTTGCGCAAGGTGTCTAATTCATCTGGAATCAGGTCTGCTGGACGGCAGGTAATGATTTCCGCATCTTTGCCAAGTACCTTCTCCCTGACCTCTTCATTGAACGGCTTGGCTGTCGCGCCATATTTTCCGCTTAATACGTCTTTTGTCTCTTTGGTTGCCATCTTATATCTCTCGCCCATCAGCACATTGAATACGGCCTGCGTTCCAACGATCTGGGATGACGGAGTGACGAGCGGCGGCTCGCCCAAGTCTTTTCTTACTCTTGGCACTTCT
This genomic interval carries:
- the rpsA gene encoding 30S ribosomal protein S1, whose amino-acid sequence is MSELTFEQMLEESFKTIRNGEVVDGTVIDVKPDEIILNIGYKADGIITRSEYTNEANADLTTMVSVGDEMTAKVLKVNDGEGQVLLTYKRLAAEKGNERLKEAYENHEVLKAPVAQILGGGLSVVIDEARVFIPASLVSDTYEKDLSKYQDQEIEFVISEFNPRRNRVIGDRRQLLVAERAEKQKELFARLQVGDRMEGTVKNVTDFGAFIDLGGVDGLLHISEMSWGRVENPKKVFQVGEKVEVLIKDINDTKIALSLKFPETNPWANAADDFAVGKVIEGKVARMTDFGAFVELAPGVDALLHVSQISKAHVDKPSDVLSVGQVITAKIVDLNESEKKISLSMKALEPANDEKAQPGTESVEEVAEEDSAE
- the ispH gene encoding 4-hydroxy-3-methylbut-2-enyl diphosphate reductase gives rise to the protein MKIELAKTAGFCFGVRRAVETVYEQVKLHQGEKIYTYGPIIHNEEVIKDLRRQGVEVIGSEEELEELEEGVVIIRSHGVPKAICDKLEEKGLDCVDATCPFVKKIHNIVAEESQKGSHIVIIGNSEHPEVEGIKGWAGDDVTVIQTAEDAQHFRPPDTARRICVVSQTTFNYNKFKDLVEIITKKEYDIIVLNTICNATKERQEEARQIAERVDAMIVIGDKRSSNTQKLFEICGKACLNTYYIQTLDDFDMNQLRSVETVGITAGASTPNNIIEEVQNNVRINF
- the cmk gene encoding (d)CMP kinase, with protein sequence MGYNVAIDGPAGAGKSTIAKLVAKEKGYIYVDTGAMYRGMAIHFLDKGIRAEETDKIVNALKDAEVTIRYEEGLQQVYLNGRNITDRLREEAVGKMASLTSAIPQVRQKLLELQKGLARTQDVIMDGRDIGTCVLPDADVKIYLTASVETRAKRRYDELTEKGVACDLNEIARDIKERDERDSTREIAPLKQAEDAVLVDSSHMTIEEVVAAIVKLCR
- a CDS encoding NAD(P)/FAD-dependent oxidoreductase: MSKVLIVGGGAAGMFASIAAARGGHEVLVFEKNEKLGKKLFITGKGRCNITNACDMDILFSSVVSNSKFLYSSFYGYSNQDVIDFFEELGVRTKIERGERVFPASDHSSDVIRAMEKEMRRLGVKTELHAEVTAVRSVEGRFDHIELSGGRKVSGDACIVATGGLSYQSTGSTGDGYRFAKENGHGITECMPSLVPMEINEPWISSLQGLSLRNVTVTLYQGGKDVYQEFGEMLFTHYGVSGPIIISASSYVGKKLKEQNLRLEIDLKPALDEDQLDHRVLRDFEENANKQFKNALGRLFPSKLIPVMIQLSGIDPEKKVNVISKEERRAFVHLIKHLPMTVTGLRGYNEAIITKGGIRTREVDPGTMESKQVKGLYFAGEVLDLDALTGGFNLQIAWSTAYAAGSSIK
- a CDS encoding MurR/RpiR family transcriptional regulator — encoded protein: MGSKNELLKKIDEGYPKFSKGQKKLADFIREDYDKAAFLTAARMGEEVGVSESTVVRFATALGYDGYPGFQKALGELVRTKLNSIQRMEVTYGRISQGEILTSVLQSDIEKIKMTMASIDHEVFELAVDTILNARRIYVIGIRSCAPLANFLCFYLNLVCGNVTVVNTNGSSEIFEQIIRISEEDVIIGISFPRYSMRTLKALEFASNRKAKVITLTDSVHSPITLYSSCNLIARSDMASIVDSLVAPLSVVNALVVALCMKKQKEVISTLETLEQIWDEYQVYSKDELNMVNDKVELSVPGEQEDEEDE